Proteins co-encoded in one Longimicrobium terrae genomic window:
- a CDS encoding acetyltransferase, which produces MNDNDLRIADAMRRACLEAGESAYEDAGIRGLYADGRWEAAHDAIRRVDLHAVIRDAIRDGGQTIR; this is translated from the coding sequence ATGAACGACAACGATTTGCGGATCGCGGACGCGATGCGGCGGGCGTGCCTGGAGGCGGGGGAGAGCGCGTATGAGGACGCCGGGATTCGTGGCCTGTACGCCGACGGACGCTGGGAGGCCGCGCACGATGCCATCCGCCGCGTGGACCTGCACGCCGTCATCCGCGACGCCATCCGCGACGGTGGGCAGACGATCCGCTGA